TCTTGATATCGCGATTGCCATATATCGATGGCGCGATGCAATCGGCCATGATGTTATACAGGTCTGGTCGTCTGCTAAGCTCTAGGAATTCCtgttcctcctcctcagaaAAAGTGGCATTTCCTTTGGCGGCTTGGTCAATGTCGGTCTGGATTCCCACTGCTCTGAGATATGGCGTTCTAATAGCAACGGCGCCTCCTGTCGATGAGTTTTTGGACGCCTTGTTTTGGTATATAGAAAAGATACCCATGACAGTGCATCGAGAGCCGGGAACTACCCGATTTGTAAGGTATCTGTCGGCCGTGATGAGCACATGTCGTGGCAGTTCACCCACAGGCACCTGGTCCGGTGCCTCTTGGAGCTTAATAACTTGCTGATCAACAAATCGGCATTTTTCGTGCAGAACAAAGTATGGGTCTAGCGGGCATGCGGCCACAGGGTCGTTGGGCACACGTTTTCGTCCGCATTGTCTGGGCAGCGTGACTCCTGTGAAGCCTCCGACAATAGGAAGCGCTGTTGAGTAGCTGCAGTTTCTGCACTGGATACATAGCTCGGTTGCCTTGGAGGACATAACCGAGGCTCCGATTACTATACCTGGAACGCGAACCATTCGAGCAATTGTCATGGAGTCGAGATTGCGGATCGACACATCATCCGCATCGGAGTGtaggagaagctggtggtCGGGTAGGTCGACGGTTTTTTCGTGGGGGAATACAATTCGGTGTGTACATTTCTTTAATGCTGCTTCAAACTGGAATTTGGGCGTTTATCAGCTTCAGATGCTCTTTCAATGCTGCCGTAGGAGGCACTTACGAGGGGAATAATTTCAGCGGGTTCCGAGACGAGCCTGTGTGCAAGCTCTTCATTGAAGTTGATAAGATCTTTGATATCGACATCGCAATAGAAATTTTTCAGCAGCGCATTCTCCCTCAGCTGGTCTCTGCATATAACGTCAGCGCAAGGAAGCTTTGGCGTCCATGACTGGGAAACCTCTGCCATACCGGTAGACGAAATTGTTGTCGAGACGAAAGTCCAGAATGAACGTTTCCAACTGCGATTGGAGCTGCAGCCTGGTGTCGTCGGCATCGCCAAAATTGGACTCGTACACTCGAGCCGAATATACAGATTGGCGATCCATGGCGCGCGTCGGGTCTCGCTATTCTGCGCAGGATTTCACCCAAAATGCAGAACAAGGGCAAATTTCGAGGAGCAGCTTGAAGCAGGTTGCGGCGGTAACCACCCAAACTGCTGGGTACCAAAGTCTTAGCGGGGCAATCTGGCTAGATGAAAGTACAGGGCTCCTTGTGCTTGGCAGACGCGCTCCAGCGACGACGCGAAACACGCGTTTAAGTGGTTGCAGCAAAGCGGGTAAGCAGCCAGGAGCGGTTTAGCACAAATAGTCCCAAGGGACCGTATCACGTGCGTTTCGGCAGAGCTTCGGGccagatacatgtagctacGCCGGGGGCCAGTGCTGACACAGCTGGCTGATCGCATGCGGCTTCCGGCTTATTGTTAGCTTGGTCAATAGAGACGGGCCTCGTAAACCGGAGCTCAGTAATTTATCTCCTACCATCATTTCCTTTCCGTCCATCTTAATTCTAATCCAGCGTCTGATTCTTTTCAATGCTCATTTGCTAGCGATGATACCCCGGTAGTCCTTTCTTAACCAGAACCTGGAGATTCAGTCGGTAGCGTTGCTCTCGCCGTTTCGCTCAGCCACAATCGACTCGAGCTTCGTCTTGCCATCTTCCACCTTCCACCACGCCAATCATGTATTCTTCTCCGATTGCCGGGAGATCTGTCGACAACCTTACGCCATTGTCTCCCGGAGGCCGAGCGGACTATCCATTCCACAGGTGGGCATTGTTTCCTGAGCCTTGTGAGGACAACTCCATCTACCAACCTAGTAGCTGACGCCAACGTAGCAGTCGGATAGCCCAGGGCCACCCGCGGCCGCACTCGAGACGAAGCTCTACAGCCAGCTCAATTCACTCAATAGGAGGCGCTTTGGATACGGCATTGAGCGGGGGCAATGGCGCTGTATACGAATCTGGGCAGAATGGTCTGTTGAGCTGCATCCAGCTAAACCCCAACGCTAGCTAATGAAGCGCTATAGCCATCTCGACACTGCTGCAACCCCCTATTGTACGGACAGGCCTCCAGCCTCATACATCAGCGCCAGCATCGAGCAATCACAAACCACCCACCGCAAGGGATATCCCACCTGTCACGTTGACCAACATCCCGAAGATTGACCCTGAGGAGTTTGGGCCATATCTCTCTCAGATTAGTACCCTTTACGAACAGCTTCGTCGGGTGAAGGAaaatgaggaggaagaaaatgcCAATCGGCGAGGCAGTAAACAAGATGAACAGTCTGATAGCGCTGGTGACGGTCTTTTGCGGCCTGGAGCCAGAAATCGCATCCCTCGAAAGGGCTCTACGGCGTCTTTGTCCTCTCTGAATTCGGTAGACACAGTCAGCGCCCTGCGAAGGCCGTCAATGCTTAACCGCAAAGCTACCCAAGGACCTCCTCCACTGTCAACAATTCCCACCGTGTATTTCGACGACAACTTTCACCTTGAGAATCCTCGAACCTTTGACGTTGTCAGCGAGCGATCCGAAGTAATACAGAAACACAAGGACGAGGGGAATGGGAATGCGGTGACTCCTAGAAAAACGCTCGCGACCAACGCTATTCTGCAGGAGAAGCTGTCTTGGTACATGGATACTATTGAAATCCATCTTATCAATTCTATTTCTACTGCATCCAGCACTTTCTTCACAGCACTTGGATCCTTGAAGGAGCTCCACTCCGAAGCAGCTGACTCCGTAGTACGGATCAAGGCTCTGAGGAAAGAGCTAGAAGCTCTAGATGAGAGAGTGGCGGCAAATGGCCTGATGATGGTTCAAAAGCAACGGCGGCAGGAAAATCTCCGACAGCTCAGCGATGCGGTATGGCAGCTCAGGCTCATCACCGAAGGTGTAGCGAGTTGCGAGTCTCTTGTAGATGCTGGCGAAGTGGACAAGGCACTAGTCAGTATCGACTCGTTGGAATTGTTGATAGCTGGTGAGCGCGACGAGTCTGAGCAGGGCGAGATGCCTCAGTTGAGAGATCTCAGGTCTGCATCAGCTCTACAAGGAGTCAATTCGGATCTCACTCAGCTCCGGTTTCGTATCGGCAAAGCATATGAATCTCAGTTCTCTTCCATGCTGTCCTCCGATGTTTGTAAGCATGTCGAATCGGTCTCGTCAGCCGACGTTCTGATTCGGTGGAGCAACGCAGCGCCAAAGGCAAGAGGAGGCAGCTATCCAAGGTCACCGTCTGTGTTTCCCACATACCTGGCTGGTACAGACGAATTGAAGGCCCAGATACTACCCGTCATGACTGGCTTACATCGCGCACAACATATTGCGATTGCTGCGACTGCTTACCGAGAGGACATTCTTCGCGAGATTCGAAACTTGATTCGTCGACCCCTGCCAAGCTCCAACGACAATGATAGTATGTCTATGATGTCCATATCCACTGCAAGCGGAGGAAGACATCTATCGAGCCAAGAGAAGTCCGCTAACCTAGCTCGTAATTTGCGAGCGTTAGACCCGGAGGATGCCGAGGCACTTCTCACAAAGATATACATTGGTGTTACAGAGACGCTGAGGCGAGCATCAACACAAATCAAAGTTTTACTAGACATTGCCAGCTCGCTTTCAGACCAGCCTAGTGGTAGCGATGGATTAAAATCACCGCCAATACGATCTCCCTTACCCAGCCCTCGATATGATCGACAGGCTTATATCCAGCCGTCTGCTTTTGCAattcaagaagagcttcaCAAAGCGATCGACATGGGAAATCTGTTGGCCCAAGCCGTTGATCTGGCGAACGAGAAGATTGTTAAGATTCTCAAAGTTCGCTCAGAGCAGGCTGTCCACTTACCCCTTGACTCATTCCTGCGGTACTTCAACCTAAATCTGTACTTTACGTATGAATGCGAGGCCATTTCTGGGAGGAGCTGCACTGCATTGAAGACAGTGGTTAATAACCACATCAAAGACTTTGTGCAAAAGTATCGCGATGCCCAAATGCAGAAGCTCGCGCAGGGAATGGAATCGGATCAGTGGAGCGCTAAAGATTTTACGGATGAGAACACACAGCTCTTGAATCGGATTCTAGAATGCAGCACCCACGATATAGAGGCTTGGACTGAGAGCAGCAAGATATGGATTCCATACGAAACTCCAAAGAAGCTAAGCTCGGATGCTGCCGCGGCGGGGGCAAATGGTGCTGGCAAAGAAAAGGTTCGCAATGCCATCATTGAGTCTGAGAAGTTCGTGCTTCCCAATTCCGCAATTCTATGTCTTGATGGCATGGGAGATTTCTTGCAGTTGATTGCTGGAATACCTTCCATGACAACAGACATTGCGACGTCTCTGGTGACATATCTA
This portion of the Trichoderma atroviride chromosome 6, complete sequence genome encodes:
- a CDS encoding uncharacterized protein (BUSCO:EOG092D0S50), with the translated sequence MYSSPIAGRSVDNLTPLSPGGRADYPFHSSRIAQGHPRPHSRRSSTASSIHSIGGALDTALSGGNGAVYESGQNAISTLLQPPIVRTGLQPHTSAPASSNHKPPTARDIPPVTLTNIPKIDPEEFGPYLSQISTLYEQLRRVKENEEEENANRRGSKQDEQSDSAGDGLLRPGARNRIPRKGSTASLSSLNSVDTVSALRRPSMLNRKATQGPPPLSTIPTVYFDDNFHLENPRTFDVVSERSEVIQKHKDEGNGNAVTPRKTLATNAILQEKLSWYMDTIEIHLINSISTASSTFFTALGSLKELHSEAADSVVRIKALRKELEALDERVAANGLMMVQKQRRQENLRQLSDAVWQLRLITEGVASCESLVDAGEVDKALVSIDSLELLIAGERDESEQGEMPQLRDLRSASALQGVNSDLTQLRFRIGKAYESQFSSMLSSDVCKHVESVSSADVLIRWSNAAPKARGGSYPRSPSVFPTYLAGTDELKAQILPVMTGLHRAQHIAIAATAYREDILREIRNLIRRPLPSSNDNDSMSMMSISTASGGRHLSSQEKSANLARNLRALDPEDAEALLTKIYIGVTETLRRASTQIKVLLDIASSLSDQPSGSDGLKSPPIRSPLPSPRYDRQAYIQPSAFAIQEELHKAIDMGNLLAQAVDLANEKIVKILKVRSEQAVHLPLDSFLRYFNLNLYFTYECEAISGRSCTALKTVVNNHIKDFVQKYRDAQMQKLAQGMESDQWSAKDFTDENTQLLNRILECSTHDIEAWTESSKIWIPYETPKKLSSDAAAAGANGAGKEKVRNAIIESEKFVLPNSAILCLDGMGDFLQLIAGIPSMTTDIATSLVTYLQLFNSRCTQLILGAGATRSAGLKNITARHLALASQALAFMATLVPHVREYVRRQAGSGGNVTNLMGEFDKIRRLFQEHQDSIHQKLIEIMRGRATNHAKSIRSITWGSDTSEGKHSFIQKLAEETTTLHRVLTKHLPETSIQAIMVPVFASYKTQLGDALRQATVGSQAGQSRLVEDVDFFINKLQKVEGFGDTGDFLMSIVKSKAVATNSSTTANGTTDSNTEEKTEPEKKTSSEETAQD